A stretch of Pseudomonas taetrolens DNA encodes these proteins:
- a CDS encoding M16 family metallopeptidase, whose translation MSERKGPRYALLGLSAAVLVGALGYYFANPVETVASPALESAKAERKLESLAELDGKPPSHRALNVQTWKTAEGSRVLFVEARQLPMFDLRLTFAAGSSQDDNTPGLALLTNAMLNEGVAGKDVGDIAQGFEGLGAEFSNGAYRDMAVASLRSLSDIDKRTPALNLFAEVVGKPAFPADSLARIKNQMLASLEFQKQNPGKLASNELFERLYGNHPYAHASDGTVQSITSVTIDQLKAFHNKAYTAGNAVIAIVGDLSRAEAEAIASQVSAALPKGPAVAKAVQPVDPKAGAHHIEFPSKQTHLLLAQLGIDRDDPDYAALSLGNQILGGGGFGTRLMTEVREKRGLTYGVYSNFSPMQARGPFLINLQTRAELSEGTLKLVQDILADYLKNGPTQKELDDAKRELAGSFPLSTASNAAIVGQLGAMGFYDLPLDYLETFMQQSQDLTIEQVKDAMNKHLSADKMVVVTAGPTVPQKPLPPPTDKPSEQPLGVPEH comes from the coding sequence ATGAGTGAGCGTAAAGGTCCCCGCTACGCCCTGCTCGGTCTGAGCGCCGCCGTACTGGTCGGTGCACTCGGCTACTATTTCGCCAATCCTGTCGAGACGGTGGCCAGCCCCGCTCTGGAGAGCGCCAAGGCCGAGCGCAAGCTCGAATCCCTGGCAGAGCTCGACGGCAAGCCCCCCAGCCATCGGGCGCTAAACGTTCAAACCTGGAAAACCGCCGAAGGCTCCAGGGTGCTGTTCGTTGAAGCCCGGCAATTGCCCATGTTCGATCTGCGCCTGACCTTCGCGGCCGGCAGCAGCCAGGACGACAACACACCGGGGCTGGCACTGCTGACCAACGCCATGCTCAACGAAGGTGTGGCGGGCAAGGATGTCGGCGACATCGCCCAGGGTTTTGAAGGGTTGGGGGCAGAATTCAGCAACGGCGCTTATCGCGACATGGCTGTTGCCTCTCTGCGCAGCCTGAGCGACATCGACAAGCGCACGCCTGCGCTCAATCTGTTTGCTGAAGTCGTGGGCAAGCCTGCGTTCCCGGCTGACTCGTTGGCACGTATCAAAAACCAGATGCTGGCCAGCCTGGAGTTTCAAAAGCAGAACCCCGGCAAACTGGCCAGCAATGAACTGTTCGAGCGCCTGTACGGCAACCACCCGTACGCCCATGCCAGCGACGGCACGGTTCAAAGCATCACCTCGGTCACCATCGACCAGCTCAAGGCCTTTCACAACAAAGCCTACACCGCTGGCAACGCCGTCATTGCCATCGTCGGGGACTTGTCCCGCGCCGAAGCCGAGGCCATAGCGTCCCAGGTCTCGGCCGCACTGCCAAAAGGCCCGGCAGTGGCCAAGGCAGTGCAACCGGTTGACCCGAAGGCCGGCGCCCATCACATCGAATTCCCGTCCAAACAAACCCATTTGCTGCTGGCCCAACTGGGCATTGATCGGGACGACCCCGATTACGCGGCCCTGTCGCTGGGCAATCAGATCCTGGGAGGCGGTGGTTTTGGTACGCGCTTGATGACCGAAGTCCGTGAAAAACGTGGCCTGACCTACGGCGTCTATTCCAATTTCAGCCCGATGCAAGCGCGTGGCCCGTTCCTGATCAACCTGCAAACCCGTGCCGAATTGAGTGAAGGAACCCTCAAACTGGTGCAAGACATTTTGGCTGACTACCTGAAAAATGGTCCGACGCAAAAAGAACTCGACGATGCCAAGCGTGAACTGGCGGGCAGCTTTCCGCTGTCGACTGCCAGTAACGCGGCCATCGTCGGCCAACTGGGCGCAATGGGCTTCTACGATTTGCCTTTGGACTATCTGGAAACCTTCATGCAGCAGTCCCAGGACCTGACCATCGAGCAGGTCAAGGACGCCATGAACAAGCACCTGAGCGCCGACAAAATGGTCGTAGTGACCGCTGGCCCAACCGTGCCGCAAAAACCACTGCCACCTCCAACCGATAAACCTTCAGAGCAACCTCTTGGGGTTCCGGAGCATTAA
- a CDS encoding M16 family metallopeptidase, whose protein sequence is MNALARRAAGLLLSTVFLPFSVLAAEPQPTHEFRLDNGLKVIVREDHRAPVVVSQVWYKVGSSYETPGKTGLSHALEHMMFKGSNKVGPGEASLILRDLGAQENAFTSDDYTAYYQVLARDRLPVAFELEADRMGSLRLPPEEFKREIEVIKEERRLRTDDQPMSKAFELFSAMAYPSSGYHTPTIGWMVDLERMSVGELRAWYEEWYSPNNATLVVVGDVTPDEVKALATRYFGPVPKREVPIAKAPLELATPGERLLKIHVQTQLPSLMLGFNVPSIATAKDPVTANALRLISALLDGGYSARMPTQLERGEELVSGASSDYNAFTRGDSLFMLSAMPNSQKKVTLAQTEAGLWRLLDELKKTPPSAEELERVRAQVIAGLVYERDSITSQATSIGQLETVGLSWKLMDTELDDLQKVTPADIQQAARTYFTRDRLSVAHVLPEEKTHE, encoded by the coding sequence ATGAATGCTCTAGCCCGCCGCGCTGCTGGCCTGTTGCTCAGCACAGTTTTCCTTCCATTTTCGGTCCTCGCGGCCGAACCACAGCCTACCCATGAGTTCCGCCTGGACAATGGCCTTAAAGTCATCGTGCGCGAAGACCACCGTGCGCCGGTCGTGGTTTCCCAGGTCTGGTACAAAGTCGGCTCAAGTTATGAGACCCCCGGCAAGACCGGTTTGTCTCATGCCCTTGAACACATGATGTTCAAGGGCAGTAACAAAGTTGGCCCCGGTGAGGCCTCGTTGATCCTGCGCGACCTCGGCGCTCAGGAAAACGCGTTCACCAGCGATGACTACACTGCCTATTACCAGGTACTGGCACGCGACCGCCTGCCCGTGGCCTTCGAACTTGAGGCCGACCGCATGGGCAGCCTTCGCCTGCCCCCTGAAGAGTTCAAGCGCGAGATCGAAGTCATCAAGGAAGAGCGTCGCCTGCGCACCGACGACCAACCGATGAGCAAGGCTTTTGAGCTGTTCAGCGCCATGGCCTATCCGTCCAGCGGGTATCACACGCCGACCATCGGCTGGATGGTTGACCTGGAGCGCATGAGCGTTGGCGAACTGCGCGCCTGGTATGAAGAGTGGTACTCCCCCAATAACGCCACACTGGTGGTGGTGGGCGACGTGACCCCGGATGAAGTCAAAGCCCTGGCCACACGTTACTTCGGCCCCGTGCCCAAGCGTGAGGTCCCGATTGCCAAAGCCCCTCTGGAGCTGGCAACGCCCGGCGAGCGCCTGCTCAAGATCCATGTACAGACCCAACTGCCGAGCCTGATGCTGGGCTTTAACGTACCCAGCATTGCAACCGCCAAAGATCCGGTCACGGCCAACGCCCTGCGCCTGATTTCAGCCCTGCTGGACGGTGGTTACAGTGCACGCATGCCGACACAGCTGGAGCGCGGCGAAGAGCTGGTATCCGGAGCCTCGTCCGACTACAACGCATTCACCCGTGGCGACAGCCTGTTCATGCTTTCGGCAATGCCCAACAGCCAGAAAAAAGTCACCCTGGCCCAGACTGAAGCCGGTCTGTGGCGCTTGCTCGATGAGCTGAAAAAGACCCCTCCCTCCGCAGAAGAGCTGGAACGCGTCCGCGCTCAAGTGATTGCCGGTCTGGTCTACGAGCGCGACTCGATCACGAGTCAGGCCACTTCGATCGGCCAGCTGGAAACCGTCGGCCTGTCCTGGAAACTGATGGACACCGAGCTGGACGACCTGCAGAAGGTCACTCCTGCCGATATCCAGCAAGCCGCCCGTACTTACTTCACTCGCGACCGCCTCAGCGTTGCGCATGTATTGCCCGAGGAGAAAACCCATGAGTGA
- the ftsY gene encoding signal recognition particle-docking protein FtsY, with the protein MFGSNDDKKNPAAAGEKKGLFGWLRRKPQETVVEQPAPAPEIAPEPLIEAVPVVIEPTPEEVVVAAPAEAPQVTAEPVPWPPLPVPEEPVALVEDVQAPHFVPPIPPMVEVATVPVVAVEPVVEILEVVETFVEPEPEPEPEPEPEPEPEPQAVAVVEPVVAPAPAPEVKTGFFARLKQGLSKTSASIGEGMASLFLGKKIIDDDLLDEIETRLLTADVGVEATSVIIKNLTQKVARKQLTDADALYKSLQAELAAMLKPVEQPLKIDAQNKPFVILVVGVNGAGKTTTIGKLAKKLQLEGKKVMLAAGDTFRAAAVEQLQVWGERNNIPVIAQHTGADSASVIFDAVQAAKARGIDVLIADTAGRLHTKDNLMEELKKVSRVMGKLDEAAPHEVLLVLDAGTGQNAISQTKQFNQTVPLSGLALTKLDGTAKGGVIFALAKQFNIPIRFIGVGEGIDDLRDFESEPFVQALFAERERP; encoded by the coding sequence ATGTTTGGTTCCAACGACGACAAGAAGAACCCAGCTGCTGCTGGCGAGAAAAAAGGCCTGTTCGGATGGCTGCGCAGAAAGCCGCAGGAAACCGTCGTCGAACAGCCCGCGCCTGCACCCGAAATCGCCCCGGAGCCGTTGATCGAAGCCGTCCCGGTGGTCATTGAGCCAACCCCTGAAGAGGTTGTGGTCGCAGCGCCTGCCGAAGCACCTCAGGTCACCGCGGAACCTGTGCCATGGCCGCCCTTGCCGGTCCCGGAAGAGCCGGTCGCACTGGTTGAAGACGTGCAGGCGCCGCACTTCGTGCCGCCGATCCCACCCATGGTCGAGGTTGCCACTGTCCCGGTGGTCGCTGTCGAACCTGTGGTTGAAATTCTGGAAGTGGTCGAGACTTTTGTTGAGCCAGAGCCAGAGCCAGAGCCAGAGCCAGAGCCAGAGCCAGAGCCAGAGCCACAAGCCGTTGCCGTTGTTGAACCTGTTGTGGCACCGGCTCCTGCCCCTGAGGTCAAGACCGGTTTCTTTGCCCGCCTCAAGCAAGGTTTGTCCAAAACCAGCGCCAGCATTGGCGAAGGCATGGCCAGCCTGTTTCTGGGCAAAAAAATCATCGATGACGACCTGCTCGACGAAATCGAAACCCGCCTGCTGACTGCTGACGTGGGTGTTGAAGCCACTTCGGTGATCATCAAAAACCTGACGCAAAAAGTTGCGCGCAAGCAACTGACTGATGCAGACGCGTTGTACAAATCCTTGCAGGCCGAGCTGGCTGCCATGCTCAAACCGGTTGAGCAGCCGCTGAAAATCGACGCGCAGAACAAGCCGTTCGTGATTCTGGTCGTGGGCGTTAATGGTGCAGGCAAAACCACCACCATCGGCAAACTGGCCAAAAAACTGCAGCTTGAGGGCAAGAAAGTCATGCTTGCTGCAGGTGATACATTCCGCGCAGCAGCCGTTGAGCAGCTGCAGGTGTGGGGCGAGCGCAACAATATTCCGGTCATTGCCCAGCATACGGGCGCGGATTCGGCCTCGGTGATCTTTGACGCGGTACAGGCGGCCAAGGCCCGTGGTATTGATGTGTTGATCGCGGATACCGCAGGTCGCCTGCACACTAAAGACAACCTGATGGAAGAGCTGAAAAAAGTCAGCCGTGTGATGGGCAAGCTCGATGAAGCCGCTCCGCACGAAGTATTGCTGGTGCTCGATGCCGGTACAGGTCAGAACGCAATCAGCCAGACCAAGCAATTCAATCAAACCGTTCCTCTTTCCGGGCTGGCGCTGACTAAGCTGGACGGTACGGCCAAAGGCGGTGTGATTTTCGCCCTGGCCAAGCAGTTCAATATTCCGATCCGTTTTATCGGTGTCGGTGAAGGCATTGATGACTTACGTGATTTTGAGTCCGAACCTTTTGTCCAGGCTCTTTTTGCGGAGCGGGAGCGTCCATGA
- the ftsE gene encoding cell division ATP-binding protein FtsE has protein sequence MIRFEQVGKRYPNGHVGLHELSFRVRRGEFLFVTGHSGAGKSTLLRLLLAMERPTTGKLLLAGQDLGQISNAQIPFLRRQIGVVFQNHQLLFDRTVFNNVALPLQILGLSKAEIIKRVDSALERVALSDKTDLYPGDLSTGQQQRVGIARAIVHRPALLLADEPTGNLDPRLAAEIMGVFEDINRLGTSVLIASHDLALIARMRHRMLTLQRGRLIGDGEAAQ, from the coding sequence ATGATTCGTTTCGAGCAGGTCGGTAAACGCTATCCAAATGGACACGTGGGCCTGCACGAGCTGAGCTTTCGGGTTCGTCGGGGCGAGTTCCTTTTTGTCACCGGACATTCTGGCGCGGGTAAAAGCACCCTGCTGAGGCTGCTGCTGGCAATGGAGCGCCCAACCACCGGCAAGTTGTTGCTGGCCGGTCAGGATCTGGGGCAGATCAGCAACGCGCAGATCCCTTTCTTGCGTCGCCAGATTGGCGTGGTATTCCAGAACCACCAGCTGTTATTTGATCGTACGGTGTTTAACAACGTGGCCTTGCCACTGCAGATTCTTGGCCTGTCCAAGGCTGAAATCATCAAGCGTGTCGATTCAGCGCTGGAGCGTGTGGCGTTGTCGGATAAAACCGATCTGTATCCCGGTGACTTGTCCACAGGCCAGCAACAACGTGTCGGTATTGCCCGGGCCATCGTTCATCGTCCAGCCTTGTTGCTGGCAGATGAACCTACCGGCAACCTCGATCCTCGTCTGGCGGCTGAAATCATGGGCGTATTTGAAGACATCAACCGGTTGGGCACCAGCGTTCTGATTGCCAGCCATGACCTGGCACTGATTGCCCGGATGCGCCATCGTATGCTCACGTTGCAGCGCGGGCGCTTGATCGGCGACGGGGAGGCCGCACAATGA
- the ftsX gene encoding permease-like cell division protein FtsX produces MSATRSPKVSERVAPKASDPQPSRKKHDEDDGPSFGMLFHAWVEAHRASLLDSLRRLGKQPIGSFFTCLVMAVALSLPMGLSLLLNNVERLGGSWQRAAQISLYLQLDASSDQGEQLSNQIKGMAGVADAEFISREKALEEFQQQSGLGEALKELPDNPLPGVVLVTPNEVDKTALEALRERLAELPNVQQAQLDLVWVERLAAILKLGDRFVFGLTVLLVSALLLVIGNTIRLHIENRRIEIEVIKLVGGTDSYVRRPFLYMGALYGFGAGVLSWGVLAFGLNWLNDAVTGLAGLYGSNFALAGVPVADGLSLLLGAVLLGYIGAWIAVARHLRELSPK; encoded by the coding sequence ATGAGTGCTACACGCAGCCCCAAAGTGTCTGAGCGCGTGGCACCCAAAGCCTCCGATCCGCAGCCATCCAGGAAAAAGCATGATGAAGACGATGGCCCGAGCTTCGGGATGTTGTTTCATGCCTGGGTCGAGGCTCATCGTGCGAGTTTGCTCGACAGCCTGAGACGTCTTGGCAAACAGCCCATCGGCAGCTTCTTCACCTGTCTGGTGATGGCAGTTGCCCTGAGCCTGCCAATGGGCTTGTCGTTGTTGCTCAACAACGTCGAGCGTCTGGGCGGCTCCTGGCAGCGAGCAGCGCAAATTTCGTTGTATCTGCAACTGGACGCCAGCAGCGATCAGGGCGAGCAACTGAGCAATCAGATCAAAGGTATGGCAGGTGTTGCGGACGCAGAGTTCATCAGCCGTGAAAAAGCCCTTGAGGAGTTCCAGCAGCAGTCAGGGCTGGGTGAAGCGCTCAAGGAGTTGCCCGATAACCCCTTGCCGGGTGTGGTGCTGGTGACCCCCAATGAGGTCGACAAAACTGCTCTCGAAGCCCTTCGCGAACGCCTTGCGGAGTTGCCTAACGTGCAACAGGCGCAACTTGATCTAGTCTGGGTCGAACGTCTGGCGGCAATTTTGAAGCTGGGTGACCGTTTTGTGTTTGGCTTGACGGTGTTGCTGGTGTCAGCTTTGTTGTTGGTTATTGGTAATACGATTCGTTTGCATATTGAGAATCGTCGAATCGAGATTGAAGTCATCAAGCTGGTAGGCGGTACAGACAGCTATGTGCGCAGGCCATTTCTCTATATGGGTGCGCTTTATGGTTTTGGCGCCGGTGTGCTTTCCTGGGGTGTTCTGGCTTTCGGGTTGAACTGGCTCAACGATGCGGTCACGGGACTGGCCGGATTGTATGGCAGCAACTTTGCACTGGCCGGCGTGCCGGTAGCCGATGGTCTGTCTCTCTTGCTTGGCGCGGTGCTGTTAGGGTATATCGGTGCATGGATTGCAGTCGCGCGTCACTTACGTGAGCTTTCGCCTAAGTAG
- the rpoH gene encoding RNA polymerase sigma factor RpoH yields MTTSLQPAYALVPGANLEAYVNTVNSIPLLTPEQERELAESLYYEQDLGAARQMVLAHLRFVVHIARSYSGYGLAQADLIQEGNVGLMKAVKRFNPEMGVRLVSFAVHWIKAEIHEFILRNWRIVKVATTKAQRKLFFNLRSQKKRLAWLNNDEVHRVAESLGVEPREVREMESRLTGHDMAFDPAAEADDDSAFQSPANYLEDHRYDPARQLEDADWSDNSTNNLHEALEVLDDRSRDILYQRWLAEEKATLHDLAQKYNVSAERIRQLEKSAMNKLKLSIAA; encoded by the coding sequence ATGACCACTTCTTTGCAACCTGCGTATGCGTTGGTTCCGGGTGCGAACCTGGAGGCTTATGTAAACACGGTGAACAGCATTCCATTGCTGACACCGGAGCAGGAGCGTGAACTGGCCGAGAGTCTCTACTATGAGCAGGATCTTGGGGCGGCTCGGCAGATGGTGCTCGCCCACCTGCGTTTTGTTGTGCACATTGCCCGCAGTTATTCGGGCTACGGCCTGGCTCAGGCAGACCTGATCCAGGAAGGCAATGTTGGCCTGATGAAGGCGGTCAAACGCTTTAACCCTGAAATGGGCGTACGTCTGGTGTCGTTCGCCGTGCATTGGATCAAGGCTGAAATTCACGAGTTTATCCTGCGTAACTGGCGGATCGTGAAAGTGGCCACCACCAAGGCCCAGCGCAAGCTGTTCTTCAACCTGCGCAGCCAGAAAAAACGTTTGGCCTGGCTGAACAACGATGAAGTTCATCGCGTGGCCGAAAGCCTCGGTGTAGAGCCTCGTGAAGTTCGCGAGATGGAAAGCCGGCTCACCGGTCATGACATGGCCTTCGACCCGGCAGCTGAAGCTGACGACGACAGTGCGTTCCAGTCGCCAGCCAACTACCTGGAAGACCACCGGTACGACCCGGCACGCCAACTGGAAGATGCTGACTGGAGCGATAACTCCACCAACAACCTTCACGAAGCGCTGGAAGTGCTGGATGACCGCAGTCGCGACATTCTGTATCAGCGCTGGCTGGCTGAAGAGAAAGCCACGCTGCATGACCTGGCACAGAAGTACAATGTGTCTGCAGAGCGGATTCGTCAGCTGGAAAAAAGCGCGATGAACAAGCTCAAACTGTCGATCGCCGCTTAA
- the mtgA gene encoding monofunctional biosynthetic peptidoglycan transglycosylase, producing MLRFLAHRLLKALLWFAAGSALLVLIFRWVPPPGTALMVERKVESWFDGQPIDLQRSWRPWDKISNDLKVAVIAGEDQKFAEHWGFDFSAIRAAFAHNEQGGSLRGASTLSQQVSKNLFLWSGRSWLRKGLEAWFTALIEVLWPKQRILEVYLNSVEWDDGVFGAEAAAQHHFGVSAKNLSGRQASYLAAVLPNPRNWSASHPSPYVSRRATWISQQMRQLGGNSYLDTLNTSRK from the coding sequence ATGCTGCGTTTTCTTGCTCATCGCCTTCTAAAAGCCCTGCTCTGGTTCGCAGCGGGCAGTGCATTGCTGGTACTGATCTTCCGCTGGGTGCCGCCTCCCGGCACCGCACTGATGGTCGAGCGCAAGGTCGAATCGTGGTTCGATGGCCAGCCCATTGACCTGCAACGCAGCTGGCGCCCGTGGGACAAAATCTCCAATGACCTGAAAGTCGCTGTGATTGCCGGTGAAGATCAGAAATTCGCTGAACACTGGGGCTTTGACTTCAGTGCAATTCGCGCAGCGTTTGCACATAACGAGCAAGGGGGCTCCTTGCGCGGCGCCAGCACCCTCAGCCAGCAAGTGTCCAAGAACCTGTTCCTGTGGTCTGGTCGCAGCTGGCTACGCAAAGGACTCGAAGCCTGGTTCACCGCACTCATCGAGGTGCTATGGCCCAAACAGCGGATTCTTGAGGTGTACCTCAACAGCGTGGAATGGGATGACGGGGTGTTCGGCGCCGAAGCGGCAGCTCAGCACCACTTTGGCGTGAGTGCAAAAAACCTCTCGGGGCGTCAGGCCAGCTACCTGGCAGCCGTGCTGCCAAACCCGCGCAACTGGAGTGCCAGCCACCCCAGCCCGTATGTGAGTCGCCGCGCAACCTGGATCAGCCAGCAAATGCGCCAGTTGGGCGGCAACAGCTACCTCGACACTCTCAATACCTCGCGCAAGTAA
- a CDS encoding DUF423 domain-containing protein, which yields MLRVFLMLAAFFGFTGVALGAFAAHGLKSRLSEQYLAIFHTGVTYQLVHTLALLGVALLATQLQSRLVTWAGVCFAVGIVLFSGSLYVLTMTGIGKLGIITPFGGAAFLAGWLCLGMAAWRLN from the coding sequence ATGCTGCGTGTTTTTTTGATGCTGGCCGCTTTCTTCGGTTTTACGGGTGTTGCTCTGGGTGCATTTGCTGCGCATGGCCTGAAAAGTCGATTGAGCGAGCAGTATCTGGCCATTTTTCATACCGGCGTTACCTACCAGTTGGTACACACCCTCGCGCTGCTCGGCGTGGCATTGCTGGCGACCCAGCTTCAGAGCCGTCTGGTGACATGGGCAGGCGTTTGCTTCGCAGTGGGCATTGTGCTGTTTTCCGGCAGTTTGTATGTGTTGACGATGACCGGCATCGGCAAGCTGGGGATCATTACGCCTTTCGGCGGAGCGGCCTTTTTGGCCGGCTGGCTGTGTCTGGGGATGGCCGCCTGGCGCTTGAACTGA
- the thiS gene encoding sulfur carrier protein ThiS → MLIQLNGESFELPDGETVAALLVRQQLTGRRVAVELNLDIVPRSQHAETVLKDGDQVEVVHAIGGG, encoded by the coding sequence ATGCTCATTCAGTTGAACGGTGAATCCTTTGAACTGCCAGACGGCGAGACCGTCGCGGCCTTGCTTGTCCGCCAGCAACTGACCGGTCGCCGGGTGGCAGTCGAACTTAATCTGGATATCGTCCCGCGCAGTCAACATGCCGAGACGGTGCTCAAGGATGGCGATCAGGTTGAAGTGGTGCATGCCATCGGTGGTGGCTAG
- a CDS encoding thiazole synthase: MSNVRNDKPFTLAGRTYQSRLLVGTGKYRDLEETRLAIEASGAEIVTVAVRRTNIGQNPGEPNLLDVLPPDRYTILPNTAGCYDAVEAVRTCRLARELLDGHNLVKLEVLADQKTLFPNVIETLKAAEILVKDGFDVMVYTSDDPIIARELEAMGCIAVMPLAGLIGTGLGICNPYNLRIILEEAKIPVLVDAGVGTASDATIAMEMGCEAVLMNSAIANAQHPIIMAEAMKHAIVAGRLAYLAGRMPKKLYASASSPLDGLIK; this comes from the coding sequence ATGAGCAACGTTCGCAACGACAAGCCGTTCACCCTGGCCGGCCGTACCTATCAGTCGCGCCTGCTGGTGGGGACTGGCAAGTACCGTGATCTTGAAGAAACCCGCCTCGCCATCGAGGCGTCGGGTGCTGAAATCGTCACCGTTGCCGTGCGCCGGACCAATATCGGTCAGAACCCGGGCGAGCCGAACCTGCTCGACGTGTTGCCGCCGGACCGTTACACCATCCTGCCGAACACGGCCGGGTGCTATGACGCCGTTGAAGCGGTACGTACCTGTCGCCTGGCCCGTGAGCTGCTCGATGGCCACAACCTGGTCAAGCTGGAAGTACTGGCAGACCAGAAAACCCTGTTTCCCAATGTCATTGAAACCCTCAAGGCCGCCGAGATTCTGGTCAAGGACGGGTTCGATGTCATGGTGTACACCAGCGATGATCCGATCATAGCCCGCGAGCTTGAAGCCATGGGCTGCATCGCGGTCATGCCGCTGGCCGGCCTGATCGGTACCGGGCTGGGGATCTGCAATCCCTACAACCTGCGGATCATCCTGGAAGAAGCCAAGATTCCGGTGTTGGTCGATGCTGGCGTGGGCACTGCCTCTGACGCCACCATCGCCATGGAAATGGGCTGCGAAGCGGTGTTGATGAACTCTGCGATCGCTAATGCCCAGCACCCGATCATCATGGCCGAAGCCATGAAACACGCCATTGTGGCGGGCCGTCTGGCGTATCTGGCCGGGCGCATGCCGAAAAAACTCTATGCCAGCGCCTCTTCGCCGCTGGATGGTCTGATCAAGTAA
- the trmB gene encoding tRNA (guanosine(46)-N7)-methyltransferase TrmB, which yields MTESLDTPTPEEGEDRQHRRIKSFVMRAGRMTEGQQRGLDQGTPLYVLPLADAPVDFDQVFGRSAPRTLEIGFGMGHSLLEMAAASPEQDFIGVEVHRPGVGALLNGVLTQGLTNLRVYDCDAIEVLTRCVADNSLDRLLLFFPDPWHKSRHHKRRIVQASFAELVRSKLKPGGVLHMATDWEPYAEYMLEVMNVAPGYRNLAEDGLCVPRPPERPITKFERRGERLGHGVWDLKFEKLA from the coding sequence ATGACTGAATCACTAGACACCCCAACCCCGGAAGAAGGCGAAGATCGCCAGCACCGTCGCATCAAGAGTTTTGTGATGCGCGCCGGGCGCATGACCGAAGGCCAGCAACGCGGCCTCGATCAAGGCACGCCGCTGTACGTACTGCCGCTGGCTGATGCGCCGGTCGACTTCGACCAGGTGTTCGGCCGCTCTGCGCCACGCACGCTGGAAATCGGCTTTGGCATGGGTCATTCCTTGCTGGAAATGGCCGCCGCTTCGCCTGAGCAGGATTTCATCGGGGTTGAGGTTCACCGTCCAGGTGTTGGCGCGCTGCTCAATGGCGTGCTGACCCAGGGCCTGACCAACCTGCGGGTTTACGATTGCGATGCAATTGAAGTCCTGACCCGGTGCGTGGCAGACAACAGCCTCGATCGCTTGTTGCTGTTCTTCCCGGACCCTTGGCACAAGAGCCGTCACCACAAGCGTCGGATCGTACAGGCATCCTTTGCTGAGCTGGTACGCTCCAAGCTCAAGCCAGGCGGTGTCCTGCACATGGCCACTGACTGGGAACCGTACGCTGAATACATGCTGGAAGTGATGAACGTCGCCCCGGGCTACCGCAATCTGGCCGAAGACGGCCTGTGCGTACCTCGGCCACCTGAGCGGCCAATCACCAAATTCGAACGCCGTGGCGAACGTCTTGGGCATGGCGTGTGGGATCTGAAGTTCGAAAAACTGGCGTAA
- a CDS encoding DUF3392 domain-containing protein — translation MDLVLDLLATVSRWSRGHLSEISLALIGCVLVLFGADFKGWVEQRLGSIAGALRVPLMALLCLIGSGAALIYATPWIERGLSQFNNYSLAPVLLVVLVLIGVVADRR, via the coding sequence ATGGACTTGGTACTCGACCTGCTCGCCACCGTATCGCGCTGGAGCCGCGGCCATCTATCAGAGATCTCTCTGGCGCTCATCGGCTGCGTGCTGGTGCTGTTTGGGGCAGACTTCAAAGGTTGGGTCGAACAACGCCTGGGCAGCATTGCCGGCGCCTTGCGCGTACCCTTGATGGCCCTGCTCTGCCTGATCGGCAGCGGTGCCGCCCTGATCTACGCCACGCCCTGGATTGAACGCGGCCTGAGCCAGTTCAACAACTACAGCCTCGCGCCGGTGCTGCTGGTCGTGCTGGTGTTGATCGGGGTCGTGGCTGATCGGCGCTGA